One region of Streptococcus parasanguinis genomic DNA includes:
- a CDS encoding Pr6Pr family membrane protein, with product MKFKLLFSYRFLLFILSVLGVYLQLTKHGGFGMMLYYTILSNMLVMFFMGDMVWRMVRGRSTQTQGYLRMKGAVTMSIMITCVIYHFMLAPIATPEKFYRLENFLCHYIVPLMFFFDTLVIDKAKQYRKLDPFLWTSIPLAYMLFALLNGLVLKWPIPGAKDSPFAYFFINVNKYGWAFVGKWVVIIFIAYLLAGYVLYGIKNIKRKSAVSE from the coding sequence ATGAAATTCAAACTATTATTTAGCTATCGTTTTCTATTGTTTATCTTAAGTGTACTCGGTGTTTATCTGCAACTGACCAAGCATGGTGGCTTTGGCATGATGCTCTATTACACCATTTTATCTAACATGTTGGTCATGTTCTTTATGGGAGACATGGTTTGGCGCATGGTTCGAGGTCGTTCGACCCAGACTCAGGGCTACCTTCGTATGAAAGGCGCAGTTACCATGTCCATTATGATCACCTGTGTCATCTACCACTTTATGTTGGCGCCTATTGCGACACCAGAGAAGTTTTATCGTTTGGAAAACTTCCTCTGTCATTACATCGTTCCTTTGATGTTCTTCTTTGATACTCTAGTGATTGATAAAGCCAAGCAATACCGTAAGCTCGATCCCTTCCTTTGGACCTCGATTCCCCTGGCTTACATGCTCTTTGCCCTTCTCAATGGATTGGTCTTGAAGTGGCCAATTCCAGGTGCAAAAGATAGTCCCTTTGCCTATTTCTTTATCAATGTTAATAAATACGGCTGGGCCTTTGTTGGCAAATGGGTGGTGATCATTTTTATCGCCTATCTCTTGGCTGGCTATGTGCTCTATGGGATCAAAAATATCAAGCGAAAATCGGCTGTTTCTGAGTAA
- a CDS encoding zinc ribbon domain-containing protein YjdM, with protein MNNLPNCPKCNSEYVYEDGALLVCPECAYEWNPAEVEEEEGVVAIDANGNKLADGDTVTLIKDLKVKGAPKDLKQGTRVKNIRIVEGDHNIDCKIDGFGAMKLKSEFVKKI; from the coding sequence ATGAATAACTTACCAAACTGTCCAAAATGTAACTCTGAATACGTCTATGAAGATGGAGCGCTCTTGGTGTGCCCAGAGTGTGCGTATGAATGGAACCCAGCTGAGGTCGAAGAAGAAGAGGGTGTCGTAGCGATTGATGCCAACGGAAACAAATTGGCTGATGGCGATACAGTGACCTTGATCAAAGATTTGAAAGTGAAGGGTGCACCGAAAGATTTGAAACAAGGTACGCGCGTGAAAAATATCCGTATCGTGGAAGGAGACCACAACATCGATTGTAAGATTGATGGCTTTGGTGCAATGAAACTCAAATCAGAATTTGTGAAGAAAATCTAA
- a CDS encoding HAD family hydrolase, whose amino-acid sequence MNPHKYAFKNYIFDFYGTLVDIETDESSPILWDTMAQIYQSYGASYTGEGLRLRYRELVQQAEEDLAKEKQVAYPEIDLTVIFVQLYLEGHPSGNSVVHLKEWGRLISRTFRVLSRKRLELYPHTKEVLEDMKAAGCRIFLLSNAQADFTNPEIDLVGLRELFHAIYLSSDAGIRKPQPEFLLEVMKEHQLNSEKTVMVGNDFTTDVAVAQSIGMESVLINTFPYSDAELREKNQAGVRVIRDIQELQED is encoded by the coding sequence ATGAATCCGCACAAGTACGCATTTAAAAACTATATTTTTGATTTTTATGGAACCTTGGTCGACATCGAAACGGATGAGTCGAGTCCCATTTTATGGGATACCATGGCTCAGATCTACCAATCCTACGGGGCAAGCTACACAGGAGAAGGCTTGCGACTGCGTTATAGAGAGTTGGTGCAACAAGCAGAAGAAGACTTGGCTAAGGAAAAACAAGTTGCCTACCCTGAGATTGATCTGACGGTTATCTTTGTGCAATTGTATTTAGAAGGCCATCCAAGCGGGAATAGTGTTGTCCACCTCAAAGAGTGGGGACGTTTGATTTCGCGGACTTTCCGTGTCCTTTCTCGCAAGCGGTTGGAGCTTTATCCTCATACGAAAGAAGTATTAGAGGATATGAAAGCTGCAGGTTGCCGAATCTTTCTCTTATCCAATGCCCAAGCAGATTTTACCAATCCGGAGATTGATTTGGTTGGTTTGAGAGAGCTTTTCCATGCCATTTACTTGTCATCTGATGCAGGTATTCGCAAACCTCAGCCAGAGTTTCTCTTGGAAGTGATGAAAGAACACCAGTTGAACTCTGAGAAAACGGTCATGGTGGGGAATGACTTTACGACAGATGTCGCTGTTGCCCAAAGTATCGGGATGGAGAGTGTCTTGATCAATACCTTCCCATACTCTGATGCTGAACTGCGCGAGAAGAATCAAGCAGGCGTGCGCGTGATTCGAGATATTCAAGAATTGCAGGAAGATTGA
- a CDS encoding PaaI family thioesterase gives MKDFHFDAIAAFENYEIEKMRDGHVVVTTKVVESSLNYYGNAHGGYLFTLCDQISGLVVVSQGVDGVTLQSSINYLKAGRLGDVLTIHGECVHSGRTTRVVDVDITNQDGANVCKATFTMFVTGVRDESAQVRI, from the coding sequence ATGAAAGATTTTCACTTTGATGCAATTGCTGCATTTGAAAATTATGAAATCGAAAAGATGAGAGATGGCCATGTAGTGGTGACAACCAAGGTCGTGGAATCCTCGCTCAATTATTATGGAAATGCGCATGGAGGCTATCTCTTTACCCTGTGTGATCAGATCAGTGGTTTAGTCGTGGTTTCTCAAGGGGTCGATGGGGTGACCTTGCAATCCTCGATCAATTACTTAAAAGCAGGGCGTCTGGGGGATGTCCTCACGATCCATGGCGAATGTGTCCACAGTGGACGGACGACTCGAGTTGTGGATGTCGATATTACCAATCAAGACGGGGCCAATGTCTGCAAGGCAACCTTTACGATGTTTGTTACGGGAGTGAGAGATGAATCCGCACAAGTACGCATTTAA
- a CDS encoding ATP-binding cassette domain-containing protein, which produces MKSECLNIRGLNVWYKKDKPVIKDTNLLVPNHSVVGLIGRNGAGKTTLLKALSSVFDHRQYAVETVTIEDKATSFHTNFYKSRTYTVFTENNSFLNWDFVHYFNFVCRLYHRKRDETLLQDLISGFHFEEFLNTDIGSLSTGNKKKVFLITAFYLKPTLLILDEPFDGLDFDATEFLYGLLLQYKEEGSILMSSHIAESIVRVCDTAYYIEDGHLDAIESNLEDWFHDVNRQRG; this is translated from the coding sequence ATGAAGAGTGAGTGTTTAAACATAAGGGGGCTAAACGTTTGGTATAAAAAAGACAAGCCCGTTATAAAAGACACGAATTTGCTTGTACCCAATCATTCTGTAGTGGGGTTGATTGGTCGAAATGGAGCTGGGAAGACAACCTTGCTAAAAGCTTTAAGTAGTGTCTTTGATCATCGGCAGTATGCAGTTGAGACTGTTACCATAGAAGACAAGGCGACCTCTTTTCATACGAATTTCTATAAGAGCCGTACCTATACAGTTTTTACTGAAAACAATAGTTTTTTAAACTGGGATTTTGTTCATTATTTTAATTTTGTCTGTCGTTTGTATCATCGAAAGAGAGATGAAACGTTATTGCAGGACCTGATCTCAGGCTTTCATTTTGAAGAGTTTCTCAACACAGACATTGGTAGTTTGTCAACGGGAAATAAGAAGAAAGTCTTCTTGATCACAGCTTTTTATCTCAAACCTACCCTCCTTATTTTGGACGAACCATTTGATGGCCTTGATTTTGATGCGACAGAATTTCTATATGGTTTGCTATTGCAGTATAAAGAAGAAGGCTCTATTCTGATGAGTTCGCATATCGCAGAGAGTATCGTTCGGGTCTGTGATACAGCTTATTATATTGAAGATGGTCACCTAGACGCGATTGAATCGAATTTAGAAGATTGGTTTCATGACGTCAATCGTCAGAGGGGGTAG
- a CDS encoding 8-oxo-dGTP diphosphatase, translated as MSRTTPTILCNLCMVEDLENGKVVLQYRSPEKTHWAGYAFPGGHIEEGESLVESVIREIYEETGLTITNPKLVAVKDWPQDEGGRYIVFCYKATEFTGQLRSSEEGEVYWVEKDQLEKLDLSYDMLPLLEVMEDPDLSEYYYRKRTDDDWEKLRF; from the coding sequence ATGTCACGTACAACGCCTACTATACTGTGCAATCTTTGCATGGTCGAAGATCTTGAAAATGGGAAAGTAGTCCTCCAATACCGCTCACCTGAAAAGACTCACTGGGCTGGCTATGCTTTTCCAGGTGGCCATATCGAAGAAGGAGAAAGCCTTGTAGAATCCGTCATTCGTGAAATCTACGAAGAGACAGGACTTACAATTACAAATCCAAAACTGGTCGCAGTCAAAGACTGGCCACAAGATGAGGGCGGCCGCTACATCGTCTTTTGCTACAAAGCGACAGAATTTACAGGCCAGCTAAGATCGTCTGAAGAAGGAGAAGTTTATTGGGTTGAGAAGGATCAATTAGAAAAGTTGGATTTATCCTACGATATGCTTCCTCTGCTGGAAGTGATGGAAGACCCAGATTTGTCCGAGTACTATTATCGTAAACGAACAGACGATGATTGGGAAAAATTAAGATTTTAA
- a CDS encoding NAD(P)H-dependent oxidoreductase, which yields MKILVINGHPDKESYCQAIFQTIVETIDSNRHELQVISLNEEDFDPVLRYGYRKRMEEDSFILRSQEWIQWADHLIFVYPIWWSSMPSLMKGWIDRVFTPGIAYSANDQGSFIWNYLRGKQFKKLLKGKTASIYATSMAPTWWYKIFSGPLNIPDSYGISVLKNAVLNHCGIKTKRVCILGEVGRDVNTASMREHHLQKVAAEMKKL from the coding sequence ATGAAAATTTTAGTCATCAATGGACACCCGGATAAGGAAAGTTACTGTCAGGCTATTTTTCAAACCATTGTCGAAACTATTGACTCAAATCGCCACGAGCTCCAAGTGATCAGTCTCAATGAAGAGGACTTTGATCCGGTCCTTCGCTATGGTTACCGAAAGCGGATGGAGGAAGATTCCTTTATCCTTCGTTCTCAAGAATGGATCCAGTGGGCGGACCACCTGATCTTTGTCTATCCCATCTGGTGGAGCAGTATGCCGAGCCTCATGAAAGGTTGGATTGATCGGGTCTTCACACCTGGGATTGCTTACTCGGCTAATGATCAGGGCAGCTTTATCTGGAATTACCTCAGAGGCAAGCAATTCAAGAAGTTGCTCAAAGGGAAAACAGCTAGTATATATGCGACCTCCATGGCGCCTACTTGGTGGTACAAGATCTTTTCAGGTCCTCTCAACATTCCGGATAGTTATGGTATCTCTGTTTTGAAGAATGCCGTCTTGAACCACTGTGGGATCAAAACCAAGCGCGTCTGTATCTTGGGAGAAGTCGGCCGGGATGTGAACACCGCTAGCATGCGGGAACACCATCTCCAAAAGGTAGCAGCAGAAATGAAAAAACTCTGA
- the uvrB gene encoding excinuclease ABC subunit UvrB produces the protein MINRVTDNKFKLVSKYQPSGDQPQAIEQLVDNIEGGEKAQILMGATGTGKTYTMSQVIAQVNKPTLVIAHNKTLAGQLYGEFKEFFPENAVEYFVSYYDYYQPEAYVPSSDTYIEKDSSVNDEIDKLRHSATSALLERNDVIVVASVSCIYGLGSPKEYADSVVSLRPGLEISRDKLLNDLVDIQFERNDIDFQRGKFRVRGDVVEIFPASRDEHAFRVEFFGDEIERIREIEALTGQVLGDVDHLAIFPATHFVTNDDHMEVAIAKIQAELEEQLKVFEKEGKLLEAQRLKQRTEYDIEMLREMGYTNGVENYSRHMDGRSEGEPPYTLLDFFPEDFLIMIDESHMTMGQIKGMYNGDRSRKEMLVNYGFRLPSALDNRPLRREEFESHVHQIVYVSATPGDYEMEQTDTVIEQIIRPTGLLDPEVEVRPTMGQMDDLLGEINVRVERGERTFVTTLTKKMAEDLTDYFKEMGVKVKYMHSDIKTLERTEIIRDLRLGVFDVLVGINLLREGIDVPEVSLVAILDADKEGFLRNERGLIQTIGRAARNSEGHVIMYADTMTQSMQKAIDETARRRKIQMAYNEEHGIVPQTIKKEIRDLISVTKAVAKEEDKEVDITSLNRQERKELVKKLQGQMQEAVEVLDFELAAQIRDRMLEVKALD, from the coding sequence ATGATTAATCGAGTAACTGATAACAAATTTAAACTAGTATCCAAATACCAACCGTCTGGGGATCAACCGCAGGCCATTGAACAGTTGGTGGATAACATCGAGGGTGGCGAGAAGGCGCAAATCCTGATGGGAGCGACTGGTACGGGGAAGACCTATACTATGAGCCAGGTTATTGCCCAAGTCAATAAACCGACCCTGGTTATCGCCCACAATAAAACGCTAGCGGGCCAGCTCTATGGAGAGTTCAAGGAATTCTTTCCAGAGAATGCGGTTGAGTACTTCGTCTCATACTATGATTACTACCAGCCAGAAGCCTATGTGCCATCGAGCGATACTTATATCGAAAAAGATAGCTCTGTCAATGATGAGATTGACAAGCTTCGTCACTCCGCAACATCAGCTTTGTTGGAGCGTAACGATGTGATTGTTGTGGCCTCTGTCTCTTGTATCTATGGTTTGGGTTCGCCTAAGGAATATGCCGATAGCGTGGTCAGCTTACGCCCGGGTCTGGAGATTTCTCGTGATAAACTGCTCAATGACCTGGTGGACATCCAGTTTGAGCGCAATGACATTGACTTTCAACGGGGGAAATTCCGTGTTCGTGGGGACGTGGTGGAGATTTTCCCAGCTTCGCGTGATGAACATGCCTTCCGGGTGGAGTTTTTCGGGGACGAGATTGAGCGGATTCGTGAGATTGAAGCTCTGACGGGACAAGTTCTGGGAGATGTGGACCACTTGGCTATTTTCCCAGCCACTCACTTCGTGACCAATGACGACCATATGGAAGTAGCTATTGCCAAGATTCAAGCGGAACTTGAAGAGCAGTTAAAGGTTTTTGAAAAAGAAGGCAAGCTCTTGGAAGCTCAGCGTCTAAAACAACGGACCGAGTATGATATTGAAATGCTGCGGGAGATGGGCTACACCAATGGGGTTGAAAACTACTCTCGTCACATGGATGGCCGGAGTGAAGGAGAGCCTCCTTACACCCTTCTTGACTTCTTCCCAGAAGATTTCCTCATTATGATCGATGAAAGTCACATGACCATGGGACAGATCAAGGGCATGTACAATGGAGACCGCTCGCGCAAGGAAATGCTAGTCAACTATGGTTTCCGTTTGCCGTCAGCCTTAGATAACCGGCCACTGCGTCGTGAGGAGTTTGAAAGCCATGTCCACCAGATTGTTTATGTATCTGCGACACCGGGTGATTATGAGATGGAACAAACGGATACTGTCATCGAGCAGATCATTCGTCCGACAGGTCTACTCGATCCTGAGGTGGAAGTGCGTCCGACCATGGGTCAAATGGACGATCTCTTGGGTGAAATCAATGTGCGTGTAGAACGGGGAGAGCGGACGTTTGTTACCACCCTGACCAAGAAGATGGCGGAAGACTTGACCGATTACTTCAAGGAAATGGGGGTCAAGGTCAAATACATGCACTCGGACATTAAGACCTTGGAGCGGACAGAAATCATCCGTGATTTGCGTTTGGGCGTTTTTGATGTCTTGGTCGGTATCAACCTCCTTCGTGAAGGGATTGACGTACCTGAAGTCAGTCTGGTTGCTATTCTCGATGCGGATAAGGAAGGCTTCCTCCGTAATGAACGTGGGCTTATCCAGACCATCGGTCGTGCTGCCCGTAATAGTGAGGGTCACGTCATCATGTATGCGGACACCATGACCCAGTCTATGCAAAAAGCCATTGATGAAACAGCTCGCCGTCGGAAAATCCAGATGGCTTATAATGAAGAACATGGCATTGTTCCACAAACCATCAAGAAGGAAATCCGTGACCTGATCTCTGTTACCAAGGCGGTGGCCAAGGAAGAGGACAAGGAAGTGGATATTACCAGTCTCAACCGCCAAGAGCGCAAGGAACTAGTCAAGAAACTGCAAGGTCAAATGCAAGAAGCAGTCGAAGTGCTTGATTTCGAGCTGGCAGCGCAAATCCGCGATAGGATGTTGGAAGTCAAGGCTTTGGATTAA
- a CDS encoding ABC transporter ATP-binding protein: MITIQKLHKEYNSKIVLQNVSFKAKKGEITGLIGPNGSGKSTLIRILLGLENSQMGMALINGKKYSQLGDNPFGIVGSFLDSCQPYPTRTGFQHLRWIGLACGVDRNRCNECLELVGLSEAKNKKVKDYSLGMKQRLGLATALLANPDILILDEPINGLDPEGIRWVRNFLQSFVNEGKTVLMTSHYMSELELTVDHLVGISNGKIVIDAPTKDILKQFGSFEEAYFKALEGKEGE, translated from the coding sequence ATGATAACAATTCAAAAGCTACATAAGGAATATAATAGTAAAATTGTCCTTCAAAACGTGTCTTTCAAAGCCAAGAAAGGTGAGATTACTGGATTGATTGGACCGAATGGATCTGGAAAATCAACTTTAATTAGAATTTTACTTGGTTTAGAAAATAGTCAAATGGGAATGGCGTTGATCAATGGCAAAAAATACTCTCAATTGGGAGATAATCCTTTTGGTATTGTTGGATCATTCCTCGATAGTTGCCAACCTTATCCGACAAGAACAGGATTTCAGCATCTTCGGTGGATTGGCTTGGCTTGTGGCGTTGACAGAAATAGGTGCAACGAATGTTTAGAGTTGGTGGGGTTAAGTGAAGCTAAAAATAAAAAAGTAAAAGATTATTCGTTAGGAATGAAGCAACGTCTTGGGTTAGCAACAGCCTTATTAGCAAATCCTGATATCTTAATTTTAGATGAACCAATCAATGGACTAGATCCAGAGGGTATACGCTGGGTACGCAATTTTTTGCAGTCTTTTGTCAATGAAGGTAAAACTGTCTTAATGACCAGTCATTATATGAGTGAGTTAGAATTAACTGTAGATCATCTAGTTGGTATTTCTAATGGGAAAATTGTTATTGATGCTCCTACAAAAGATATTTTGAAACAGTTTGGATCTTTTGAGGAAGCATATTTTAAGGCGCTCGAAGGGAAAGAAGGTGAATAA
- a CDS encoding response regulator transcription factor, with protein MKYKILAIDDDEKILRLIANTLKANNFHVETRKNIEEINICDFTGFDLILLDVMMPISGLEICRSIRSQITTPILFLTAKDFEEDLLKGIQAGADDYITKPFSIKELIARIQMHLRREERSHNASKEEMDSNITFYRDSQEVYYQSKRISLTKREFDLLYLLAKNENRIFSIEELYNYLYPVDSDAQLRSITEYIYQIRQKFKIHQIDPIKTVWGGGYKWKKN; from the coding sequence ATGAAGTATAAAATTTTAGCCATTGACGATGATGAAAAAATCTTACGATTAATAGCGAATACATTAAAAGCGAACAACTTTCACGTGGAAACTCGTAAAAATATAGAGGAGATCAATATATGTGACTTTACTGGATTCGATCTAATTTTACTTGACGTCATGATGCCTATTTCTGGTTTAGAAATCTGTCGTTCCATTCGTTCACAAATTACTACTCCAATTCTATTTCTAACCGCTAAAGATTTTGAAGAAGATTTACTAAAAGGAATACAAGCCGGAGCCGATGATTACATCACAAAACCATTCAGCATAAAGGAATTGATTGCAAGAATTCAAATGCATCTTCGTAGGGAAGAAAGATCTCACAACGCCTCTAAAGAAGAGATGGATTCAAATATAACTTTTTATCGAGATAGTCAAGAAGTTTATTATCAATCGAAGAGAATTTCATTAACCAAGCGAGAGTTTGATTTACTTTATCTTTTAGCAAAAAATGAGAACCGAATATTTAGCATAGAAGAACTTTACAATTACCTCTATCCTGTAGACTCTGATGCACAACTACGATCCATTACTGAATACATCTATCAAATCAGACAAAAATTTAAGATTCATCAAATTGATCCAATCAAAACAGTATGGGGAGGAGGATACAAATGGAAAAAGAATTGA
- a CDS encoding sensor histidine kinase, which produces MEKELTIKQLIKRTYLKIIWQFLLCLILFYIVPALLSSVSGINEKNANHFALFFSVSSWIYLCIILIFIIVINIRRLLTKIQTEMNMVYHSGLYFTKNEHHHLQIKEFIETNDLIEKMQSEIKNRIQNEKDQKKELMFQVSSAAHDLRSPLTVIRGNAEFLQSTEQTPQTMECLKDLEQASIQLNDYFNHFIQYSKTFYDHDIQLENISIQQVTHQLKEQITPLLPRNTQFVFSNTVTPSTQIAIHSNLFFRAITNIINNAIQHQKDNDAKIQLTMSQEKNRLVLTIWNNQSTFSKNVLQHAGNLFYKEDQARTPSQESHFGLGLSFVKRVMKLHNGTMHLENTHNGAQVKLIIPIII; this is translated from the coding sequence ATGGAAAAAGAATTGACAATCAAGCAACTCATTAAGCGTACCTACCTTAAAATCATTTGGCAATTTCTTCTATGTCTGATACTTTTTTACATAGTTCCAGCTCTTCTATCTTCTGTGTCTGGAATTAATGAGAAAAATGCCAATCACTTTGCTTTATTTTTTAGCGTCAGTTCTTGGATTTATCTTTGCATCATTTTAATTTTTATCATTGTAATAAATATTAGACGGTTATTAACCAAGATTCAAACAGAAATGAACATGGTTTATCATAGTGGTCTATATTTCACAAAAAATGAACATCACCATTTGCAGATTAAAGAATTCATTGAAACAAACGATCTGATCGAAAAAATGCAATCTGAAATAAAAAATAGAATTCAAAATGAAAAAGATCAAAAAAAAGAACTCATGTTTCAAGTATCTAGCGCTGCACATGATCTTCGTAGCCCTCTAACTGTCATCAGAGGAAATGCCGAATTCTTACAATCCACCGAGCAAACACCTCAAACAATGGAATGTCTAAAAGATCTGGAGCAAGCAAGTATTCAATTAAATGATTATTTTAACCACTTCATCCAATACTCCAAAACTTTTTATGACCATGATATTCAACTTGAAAACATATCAATTCAACAAGTAACTCATCAATTGAAGGAACAGATCACTCCTTTACTCCCGAGAAATACACAATTTGTTTTTTCAAATACAGTAACTCCATCAACACAAATTGCCATTCATTCCAATTTATTTTTTCGAGCAATCACAAATATTATTAATAATGCAATACAACATCAAAAAGATAATGATGCAAAGATCCAGCTAACAATGTCACAAGAAAAAAATCGATTAGTTCTAACCATATGGAATAATCAATCTACTTTTTCAAAAAATGTATTACAACATGCTGGAAATCTTTTCTATAAAGAGGACCAAGCAAGAACACCCTCTCAAGAAAGTCACTTTGGACTTGGTTTATCTTTCGTGAAACGCGTCATGAAACTTCATAATGGAACTATGCATTTAGAAAATACTCATAATGGTGCACAAGTCAAGCTAATCATTCCCATTATTATATAG
- a CDS encoding CPBP family intramembrane glutamic endopeptidase encodes MKKGKIIQDIKTNTSMPVLISTLFYVFLASFFIEGGLWLSSELVGPFSLVIGFLAEFFSPGNGTASIQEFFYHYLLYYELFSFVIILFLFIFWVKVIEKNTLSSLGFVKRNWLKYLVWGIVISLIQMGVIALVYQVSGIGSFVLNELSLEPLLFILGLFPFWLLQGGTEEVATRGWLLTRIAARTNLPLAIAISSSLFGILHMGNAGVTFLSVLNIILDGVLAGLLFIYTDSIWLVVAQHGTWNYVQGNLLGFQVSGTGADASIFSFSMGSGPDWLTGGAFGAEGSIITTLVLLVSLVIVYRLGERKEKFDD; translated from the coding sequence ATGAAGAAAGGAAAGATCATTCAGGATATAAAAACAAACACATCTATGCCAGTTCTTATTTCTACACTATTCTATGTATTTTTAGCCTCCTTCTTTATAGAAGGGGGACTATGGCTTAGTAGTGAATTGGTGGGACCATTTTCCTTAGTGATAGGTTTTCTGGCGGAGTTCTTTTCACCAGGAAATGGGACAGCAAGTATTCAAGAATTTTTCTACCATTATCTTCTCTATTATGAGCTTTTCAGTTTTGTAATCATACTATTTCTCTTTATTTTTTGGGTGAAGGTCATAGAGAAGAATACTTTATCAAGCTTAGGCTTTGTAAAAAGAAATTGGCTCAAGTATCTAGTCTGGGGGATCGTGATTTCACTTATTCAAATGGGAGTGATCGCGCTTGTCTACCAAGTAAGTGGCATCGGGTCTTTTGTGTTAAATGAGCTCAGTTTAGAGCCCTTGCTTTTTATCCTAGGATTATTTCCATTTTGGCTTCTGCAAGGGGGGACGGAAGAAGTAGCGACGCGAGGTTGGCTTCTGACTCGGATTGCTGCAAGAACTAATCTGCCTTTAGCGATCGCGATTTCTAGTAGTCTCTTTGGCATTCTGCATATGGGAAATGCAGGAGTGACCTTCTTATCCGTTCTGAATATCATCCTCGATGGAGTGCTGGCTGGTCTGCTTTTTATCTATACGGATAGTATCTGGCTAGTGGTCGCCCAACACGGCACTTGGAACTATGTACAAGGAAATCTCCTTGGTTTTCAAGTCAGTGGTACGGGCGCAGATGCCTCGATTTTTAGCTTTAGCATGGGATCTGGTCCTGATTGGTTGACCGGAGGGGCATTTGGTGCAGAAGGATCGATTATCACTACTTTGGTTCTTCTTGTATCCCTAGTGATTGTCTATCGCTTAGGTGAGAGGAAAGAAAAGTTTGATGACTAA